From Macadamia integrifolia cultivar HAES 741 unplaced genomic scaffold, SCU_Mint_v3 scaffold401, whole genome shotgun sequence:
AACATCTTTTCTACTTTTAGGCCTCTACATCCTTTCTCATTTGGTTCCCTTCAAATACATGCCAGACTGCATTCCTCACTCATTAGACCATATAATCATTATTAGTCTCTACAGCTCTAAGGAACTTGGTATACTTCTTTGGAGAAAGGTTCAATCCAATGATGCTCTTCAAAGTTCGAAGGTTTCCCCACTCGCGCATTACACCTTGCAAGttaacaagttggttgagaagaaaacaaaattgtgacctccaagagagagagatggctcACAGAATCTGAATCGGTGTTTAGGGAGGGGGTAAAGATTCATACAATAAACAGAACACTGAAAACCATTGCCAATGAATAGCCATGAAAACTTATGCAGTGATATAACTCCTCGTCAGCAGATACTCATCAAGTTTCTTTCGGCCAAACTTTGTATTGATTTGTAGAAAGCCATCACCAATTTCAAATGTTCCCTATATGACAAAATACGAGACAAACAGATTCAGCTACTCAGATAGCCAGATGTATGGGACCAAGATATCCATGAGATAAAATATACCTTATGCCTTAACTGATAATTGACGTTAATTGGGAGGAAGAAAAGGCAAACCGCAATACCAAAGTTTTCCACCATATCACAGGTTTCACAAATTGGCACAGACAAGCAATCATACAAGTACTCAGATTAGAAAACCGcgaagaaacaagaaaacaagagaGGAGAAATCAGTCAAGAAAACCGAAAATCCTTGTTAACCTAGGTTTTTCAGAAACATGAACCTAATCTGTTAACCAGGGACTTTTGAGCTTCCTTGATCTGTTAACCTAGGTTCTTGGAGTGTACTTCAACCAAAGAGGAAGATGACATTATAAGGGAATATTTAAAAGCTCTTCAGGTACTCACTGAGCTTCCAAGAGAACACCACCCCCTCAATTCAGCCTAAAACAAATCTCAACTATCAACAAGCCCCCAAGAACCACTATGCCTACACCCAAAAGAACACACACTGACAACTTTCAAAGATATGGGTCCTTGTCGTAAGAAAATGGGAAACACATCTATATCAAAATTGAAAGGATTACATAATTGAAGATGTCATCCAAATACATGGAGATAAAAGAAGTGCAACATCTCACAATTTTAAAGCTGATACTACGGAGAGTACCTGTTCTTCTTGACAGGACAGAAAGTTTTGTCAAGAAATTTCATCCCCATGAATACATGTTTGTACCTGGCTAAAAAGATAAGGACCACATGAAATATATCTTGATGCAAGTGATACATTAGTGTCACAATTTTGGGACATATGCaatgttccattttttttttttttggttcaaataTGGATCGACTCACTACTCCCTTAAATTAGTCAGCTAGATCTATATGTTTCAGCAAATGGATGAAAATTTAAAAGAGATGCGACCAAAACATTGAACTATGTTTTCTAGACATAGATTCACCATTGAATACGACATAGAACATGGAATTTTAGACTAAATGATGCTACATTCACCATATTAAGGAGATGTTAAACAACATGTTCATGTTGACTTGAAAAAGCCAACATGACAAACAGGACAGAGCCAAGTGCTGCAACAGAATTCCTGCTTGGCTTTgttatttggaaaaataaacaaacaggTGGCAGGGAGAGAGAATAAGGAACTACTTTCTGTTCAGATTCCCCTCTTCCACTTGAAAGATGAATGCAGCTCGTTCCATGTGATGTGAATCCACCTTCAGTCCCCACTGGAGATAAGAATCAGTTAATTTGTATTTGTCTCACCCATTGCACATTGCACTACTCTACTCTCACCTCCCAAGTTCCTGcctccctctcccttcctttccttcttattttttctgttttgcaCTTCTCAATCAATTCCTTTCTATAGTTTCATTATCACATGCAATATGAAAAtgcctctctctttctcttggttAATCCATGCTTTTGGACTAAACATCACCTGACAATACAAGATGGAATTATAACATCCCATCAAATGCCCAACCATCATTCCAGACCAAGAATACAAATAGTCAATTGTTAGTCTACATATCTAATGATTTTAACCGGACAAATCTGCCTTCCACATGACTCGAATTAAGTTAATTGTATTACTTATCCTCACAACCTGTCCACTCTAAAGTGAATCGGTGGTAAGTTAACCTAACCGTGGCTGTTAAGGATGCGGAGAACACAGAGCATTAGCATGtctagcaaaagaaaaaaaaagttgctctGGGGCATCCCAACACTCTGTGGCCTCAATGTTCTCGATAGAGATAGGGTGGGGATAGCAACCTTTTGAAAAGACTAAATGGATAACTAGGGCCTCCAAAAAAGGTTTCCCAAATTATCATATGCACACAAGGAAACATTTATCTAAGCAGATGACTAACATGCAAGCAGATGAATTTGAATCTGCAAAAATCTGTCCAACTCTTCACTCACCATGGCAGTAGGGGGCCAGGGGCATATAAACATAATCTAAAAAGAGTTCATTTGAGTGTATTgtgaaaacaaaaatttatgaaaTCAGATCAAAGAAACTATTACCAAACAGCTTCAACTGTAAAGATCATGAAAAACAGGGTTTAGCTTCAAGCTGTTCCGCAAATTTCTCCAGAATATCTTTCACAATTCCCCCaaactcatttttctcttttcttattttttttctttccttctacaTCATAAAACAGCTGATCATAAAGAATCAATAGTGAAACCATCAGAAGAGTTCATTGAAAAGGGTTACAGATGGAGATTAGGATAGTATTATCATGCCATTAATCTTAAATTGAAGATGGTCCAACAATTGAAGATCCGAAAGAGGGCAACACCCACCAATAGATTAATTGTGACATATATTCTATCTCATTATCAAAGTGAAGTAGATACAGAGACCagacaaaaaaaaggggggggggggtgcatgGCTTGTAATTGCACAAAAACAAAGTCACCAAAAGGATCACATCCAGTTCAAGAAAAGATAAGCAATTGATCTTTTTATTAGCAATAAAATTAttgaacaatatcatctacagaATATTAGGTACTACCCAAACTGGTGGTGACCTGATCTTCTGCAGAGGACAAGAACAGTACACAAATCTTCTTTCTTCAAGGTTAAAAACGCCCAGATTCTGATGAGCCACATTAGGATCACCTTCCAATGACCATCCCTTCCAGAAGTATTCACCAAAATAGATAGAATTCTCTCTACATTCAGGAAAATTGCGAGCCGATAAAGAAATCGCACAATTATTGCTCAAAAACAACAAACGATCACGTAAACTTCCAACTTCAACCCAAGTGTTCTTACTAGGATCAAGCCTGTAAACACCACATGCAGCTGATTCAGAAGCATTCTTCCTACTTTTTATCTCGCGAGACCAAAGAAGAACTTGCAACAGATCCCCTGAGGATTCCACCAAATACCTTTTCTTAATAAACCAATCCCCAAATGTCTGGGGACTTCTAAGAGACCACTCCTCTAATGGCGGAGCAACTTCTTTTGCCTCCTTAAGAGGAAGACCATTGACATCCCAAGCCACAATAGCTCCATAAGCATCAAGCACATATAACAATCCATTAAAATACAGAATATCTTCGCAAcccttggttgaatttcttgttCGATCTAATAAGATCCACGAATCAGCTCCAGCTTTACAAAAAGCCAATCCAGAGAACCCAATTGCCATGATCATGTAATTGTTATCAACCGAAGGATCTGAAGTAACAAGAGCCTTAGTCATAAGCGCAACCCTTAATCTTGCAGGAGAGATTGAGCACTCACGATAAGGCCCATATCGGCGAATCCTATAATGATCGATTTCGCCAGACGATTTAGACAAATTAACGTCTAAAACATCAGGGAAGGTTTCAGTAGGTGGTGTATGGATTATGGCACCAGAAAAAGGGTTCATGAGAAGAACACGGCAGAATACATCGAGGATCACAAGCCAACCGAAAGAGGAACCAACGCATCTGCTGTGACGAATCTCTTTTGGAAGCTTGATCTGGTAAAGCTTCGTATCCGAAAGATTAAAGAAATTGCGGGTTTCTTTTCCTTCGTCGCCTTCTATGTAAGGTAACATCAGCCATGGAAGTTGAGGCGCTAGTGGGTATGATTTGTCGGATACAAGAGAGTTCCATGAGTGGCAGACAGCACTGAAATGTATGGTATCAACGATGGGGAGATATTTTAGTATTAAACCCAAGAGTTCGTTAGGAAGCTTAGACCAGTCTGCTTTAGAAGACGCCATTAAAGATTATCAGAAATCAAATAACACTGCAGCAAAtctgcaaatatatatatttttttcggTAAATCGCAAATCTGCAACAGGAAACAAACTGAGGTGTGGTTCGCATGGGCGTATCGGAATCTTTAAGGTTATGTATTTGTCGTCAGTTGCAACTGAAGAAACAGATAGACTGCAAACACCACAGGGTTTCCTCTTTTGGTGATTCAGATTAGGACaccttgccaaaaaaaaaagattgagattaagagaaagttttctttcaacACGCGGTGATGTTGACCGCGTGGTAGGACCGAACGGACGCGGCTTATGTACCCACGGGCCCATCATACAAAATTTTTTTGCGAGGAGGTAGTAAACGGTAGTAAACATCCTCGCCCATCCCCAAATCGAGTGGCCCCAAATAAACTTGATCCAATTAATTAGGCAAAATTAATTCAAGTtggattttttaaatctaaattaCTTATGGTGATAATCTCCCCATCAAGCTGGATCGGGCATAAATATAACACTGGtatcaaaaataattttttgaccattttactCTTCGTCTTTATTGATTCATTGATACGGTATTAACTAAGAATTGAGATTGATCAAGATCGACATTGATTTCTATTTATCCAATTCAATTCCTCTAACCATGTTTTCCATACACCATATTAATGATATAACTCTTTTAATTCGGCAGTTGAGTAATGCCATGGTAAGGCATAAGTCATCGATTTAAATCCAATAAGGGGCTCTTTCCACAAAACTTTAGTCTTAGCCTTCATTTTTTAGCAGAGAATAGAGATGGGGAATGGTCTGTATCTTTTAGGGTCATATATTTGTTGTCTCTTAACATACAAATAGATACAAACCAAGGGAACTTCTTTTGGTAGT
This genomic window contains:
- the LOC122068459 gene encoding F-box protein SKIP23-like isoform X2 → MASSKADWSKLPNELLGLILKYLPIVDTIHFSAVCHSWNSLVSDKSYPLAPQLPWLMLPYIEGDEGKETRNFFNLSDTKLYQIKLPKEIRHSRCVGSSFGWLVILDVFCRVLLMNPFSGAIIHTPPTETFPDVLDVNLSKSSGEIDHYRIRRYGPYRECSISPARLRVALMTKALVTSDPSVDNNYMIMAIGFSGLAFCKAGADSWILLDRTRNSTKGCEDILYFNGLLYVLDAYGAIVAWDVNGLPLKEAKEVAPPLEEWSLRSPQTFGDWFIKKRYLVESSGDLLQVLLWSREIKSRKNASESAACGVYRLDPSKNTWVEVGSLRDRLLFLSNNCAISLSARNFPECRENSIYFGEYFWKGWSLEGDPNVAHQNLGVFNLEERRFVYCSCPLQKIR
- the LOC122068459 gene encoding F-box protein SKIP23-like isoform X1: MASSKADWSKLPNELLGLILKYLPIVDTIHFSAVCHSWNSLVSDKSYPLAPQLPWLMLPYIEGDEGKETRNFFNLSDTKLYQIKLPKEIRHSRCVGSSFGWLVILDVFCRVLLMNPFSGAIIHTPPTETFPDVLDVNLSKSSGEIDHYRIRRYGPYRECSISPARLRVALMTKALVTSDPSVDNNYMIMAIGFSGLAFCKAGADSWILLDRTRNSTKGCEDILYFNGLLYVLDAYGAIVAWDVNGLPLKEAKEVAPPLEEWSLRSPQTFGDWFIKKRYLVESSGDLLQVLLWSREIKSRKNASESAACGVYRLDPSKNTWVEVGSLRDRLLFLSNNCAISLSARNFPECRENSIYFGEYFWKGWSLEGDPNVAHQNLGVFNLEERRFVYCSCPLQKIRSPPVWIALSHIFKAVYKTSTDSVNQHSSDALDSFVLWPLDGILADLAKSSRFCQGHQEGGPSHFI